A single Actinomadura algeriensis DNA region contains:
- a CDS encoding cold-shock protein, whose protein sequence is MATGTVKWFNAEKGFGFIAQDDGGADVFAHYSNIAAQGFRELQEGQRVTFDVTQGQKGLQAENITIG, encoded by the coding sequence ATGGCCACGGGCACCGTGAAGTGGTTCAACGCCGAAAAGGGCTTCGGCTTCATCGCGCAGGACGACGGCGGCGCCGACGTCTTCGCGCACTACAGCAACATCGCGGCGCAGGGCTTCCGCGAGCTGCAGGAGGGTCAGCGCGTGACGTTCGACGTCACGCAGGGCCAGAAGGGCCTGCAGGCCGAGAACATCACCATCGGCTGA